The Pelmatolapia mariae isolate MD_Pm_ZW linkage group LG9, Pm_UMD_F_2, whole genome shotgun sequence genome has a segment encoding these proteins:
- the LOC134634437 gene encoding zinc finger protein OZF-like gives MSSTQNDQHGAGSQHSQEADKPHRRKGEKKYSCDECGKSFTHMSSLKKHLVFHSDIKPYSCDQCGKSFTQKSSLSMHKFIHSIKPYRCDVCGRSYTRSGHLKSHQVIHNRFKPFKCDLCGKSYTQAGHLKNHKVIHSGVKPFRCDLCGKSFTEMKSLKRHEVFHTGAKPFSCDQCGKCFTRKEGLENHKLIHSGVKPYSCDQCGRAFTCRKNLWIHQITHSGIKLYSCDVCGKTFSHLGSRNKHLRIHTGQDVCCCDLCGKRFVTYSNLQIHKLTHTEERPYKCELCDKAYKAPNSLKVHQKSHTRKRLYKCSYCDRQSDTDGSNSQPCCHCGAVKPFCCDLCGKAYKKKKGLIWHQRRHTGQRLNYCKQCGKGFPTPSALKQHELFHNGVRKHICDQCGSSFITTGDLKVHKRVHTGEKPYKCSHCNKSFSHSSNRNIHERAHEEENYMVYQHDLAELKSVDRNESEETERSSSGFRVRLKNLEIRLHRVQVESSVKSVS, from the exons atgagctCGACACAAAAT gaccaacatggagcgggAAGTCAGcactctcaggaggccgacaaacctcacagaagaaagggagagaaaaaatacagctgtgatgagtgtgggaagtcTTTCACACACATGAGTAGCCTAAAAAAACACCTTGTCTTTCACAGTGACATTAAAccatacagctgtgatcagtgtgggaagAGTTTCACCCAGAAAAGCAGCTTGAGCATGCATAAATTCATCCACAGCATTAAACCATACAGGTGCGACGTGTGCGGAAGGTCTTATACTCGATCTGGACATTTAAAAAGTCATCAAGTCATCCACAATAGATTCAAACCATTCAagtgtgacttgtgtggaaagtcttatACTCAAGCTGGAcatttaaaaaatcacaaagtcatccacagtggagtgaAACCATTCAGGTGTGACTTGTGTGGTAAGTCTTTCACTGAGATGAAGAGCCTAAAACGACACGAAGTCTTCCACACTGGAGCtaaaccattcagctgtgaccagtgtgggaAGTGTTTCACCCGCAAAGAAGGCTTGGAAAATCACAAGCTCATCCACAGCGGAGTTAAAccatacagctgtgatcagtgtggcagagcttttacttgCAGGAAAAATTTATGGATTCATCAaattacccactctggaataaAGCTATACAGCTGTGACGTTTGTGGAAAAACGTTTAGTCATCTGGGGAGCCGAAATAAACATCTGCGCATTCACACCGGGCAGgatgtgtgctgctgtgatCTGTGTGGCAAACGCTTTGTTACATACAGCAACTTACAAATCCACAAACTTActcacactgaggagagaccttataaatgtgagcTGTGCGATAAGGCTTATAAAGCTCCAAATTCCCTGAAAGTGCACCAGAAGAGTCACACCAGAAAGAGACtgtacaagtgcagttactgtgac aggcagagcgacacagatggatccaatTCTCAGCCCTGTTGTCACTGTGGTGCTGTGAAACCGTTttgttgtgacctttgtggaaaagcttacaagaagaaaaaaggccTGATATGgcatcaacgtagacacaccGGACAAAGACTGAACTACTGCAAACAGTGTGGGAAAGGCTTCCCCACTCCAAGTGCATTAAAGCAACATGAACTCTTCCACAATGGTGTCAGaaagcacatctgtgaccagtgtgggtcatccttcatcaCTACAGGTGACCTTAAAGTGCATAAACgcgtccacacaggagagaaaccatacaaatGCAGCCACTGtaacaaaagcttctcacattCAAGTAATCGTAACATTCACGAACGTGCACACGAGGAAGAGAACTACATGGTTTATCAGCATGATCTTGCAGAACTGAAATCAGTGGATCGcaatgaatctgaagagacagaaagatcctcttctggtttcagggtcagacttaaaaaccttgagatcaggctccacagagttcaggtgGAATCTTctgtaaagagtgtcagctga